In Fusobacterium hwasookii, a single window of DNA contains:
- a CDS encoding sodium-dependent transporter, which produces MDNSERKFQSKIGFILSCVGSAVGMANIWAFPYRVGKHGGAVFLLIYFIFIALFSYVGLSAEYLIGRRAETGTLGSYEYAWNEKGKGKLGYTLAYIPLLGSMSIAIGYAIISAWVLRTFGAAVTGKILEVDTAQFFGEAVTGNFVILPWHIAVIVITLLTLFAGASSIEKTNKIMMPAFFILFFILAVRVAFLPGAIEGYKYLFVPDWSYLFNVETWVNAMGQAFFSLSITGSGMIVCGAYLDKKEDIVNGALQTGIFDTLAAMIAAFVVIPASFAFGYPASAGPSLMFMTIPEIFKQMPLGQLLAILFFVSVVFAAVSSLQNMFEVVGESIITRFKLSRKAVIFLLAIISLAIGIFIEPENKVGPWMDVVTIYIIPFGAVLGAISWYWLLKKESYMEELNLGSKVPRSEIYHTIGKYIYVPLVLVVFILGVMYHGIG; this is translated from the coding sequence ATGGATAATTCGGAAAGAAAATTTCAGTCAAAAATAGGTTTTATATTAAGCTGTGTTGGATCTGCTGTTGGAATGGCTAATATTTGGGCTTTTCCATATAGAGTTGGTAAACATGGAGGAGCAGTATTTTTATTAATATATTTTATATTTATTGCATTATTTTCTTATGTTGGACTATCAGCAGAATATTTAATTGGAAGAAGAGCAGAAACAGGAACATTAGGTTCTTATGAATATGCTTGGAATGAAAAAGGAAAAGGTAAGTTAGGATATACTTTAGCTTATATACCACTTTTAGGATCTATGAGTATAGCTATTGGATATGCAATAATATCTGCTTGGGTTTTAAGAACTTTTGGAGCAGCTGTTACAGGAAAGATTTTAGAAGTTGATACAGCTCAATTTTTTGGTGAAGCTGTTACAGGAAACTTTGTAATTCTACCTTGGCATATAGCTGTAATTGTTATAACTTTACTTACTCTTTTTGCAGGAGCTTCAAGTATAGAAAAAACAAATAAAATAATGATGCCTGCATTCTTTATACTATTTTTTATATTGGCAGTGAGAGTTGCATTTTTACCAGGAGCTATTGAAGGGTATAAATATTTATTTGTTCCTGATTGGTCATATCTATTTAATGTAGAAACTTGGGTAAATGCAATGGGACAAGCTTTCTTCTCTCTTTCTATAACTGGAAGTGGAATGATAGTTTGTGGAGCATACTTAGATAAAAAAGAAGATATAGTCAATGGTGCATTACAAACTGGTATTTTTGATACCTTAGCTGCTATGATAGCTGCCTTTGTTGTAATTCCTGCATCATTTGCATTTGGATATCCTGCAAGTGCTGGACCATCTTTAATGTTTATGACTATACCAGAAATATTTAAACAAATGCCTTTAGGACAATTATTAGCAATACTATTCTTTGTATCTGTTGTATTTGCTGCTGTCAGCTCATTACAAAATATGTTTGAAGTTGTTGGTGAATCAATAATAACAAGATTTAAACTATCAAGAAAAGCTGTTATTTTCTTGCTAGCAATAATATCTCTTGCTATTGGTATCTTTATTGAACCTGAAAATAAAGTTGGTCCTTGGATGGATGTAGTTACTATCTATATAATTCCATTTGGAGCAGTACTAGGAGCAATTTCTTGGTATTGGTTACTTAAAAAAGAATCTTATATGGAAGAACTTAACCTAGGAAGTAAGGTCCCTCGTTCAGAAATATATCATACTATTGGTAAATATATATATGTGCCATTAGTTTTAGTTGTCTTTATACTTGGTGTTATGTATCATGGTATTGGATAA
- a CDS encoding J domain-containing protein has product MEVMLVPLLILFFILVAGFGIENTFKILPPLIFLGLLIYFLGWVAIKYFWIILPIWFLSKLLSNKNKGRNSTYSRTYERTDDNFFKSTGSSGSTNRRTYSGTFNSREEAEEFFRTFFGGGFGQGSTGTGGSTYGGGYSSQNGGSSYQRNTYTSYTTDKSKYYTILGVNKNASQDEIKKAYHKLAKQHHPDRFVNSSDSEKKYHESKMKEIDDAYENLTK; this is encoded by the coding sequence GTGGAAGTTATGTTAGTACCTTTGCTAATATTATTTTTTATATTAGTAGCAGGTTTTGGAATTGAAAATACTTTTAAAATACTTCCTCCATTAATTTTTTTAGGACTTTTAATTTATTTTTTAGGATGGGTTGCCATCAAATATTTCTGGATAATTCTTCCTATATGGTTTCTTAGCAAATTACTTTCAAATAAGAATAAAGGAAGAAATTCAACATATTCAAGAACATATGAAAGAACTGATGATAATTTCTTCAAAAGTACTGGAAGCTCTGGTTCAACAAATAGAAGAACTTATAGTGGAACATTTAATAGTAGAGAAGAAGCAGAAGAATTTTTTAGAACTTTCTTTGGTGGAGGTTTTGGACAAGGTTCAACAGGTACTGGTGGTAGCACTTATGGTGGTGGATACAGTAGTCAAAATGGTGGTAGTAGTTATCAAAGAAATACTTATACTTCATATACAACAGATAAAAGTAAATACTATACTATCTTAGGTGTAAATAAAAATGCAAGTCAAGATGAAATTAAAAAAGCATATCATAAACTTGCAAAACAACATCACCCAGATAGATTTGTTAATTCATCTGATAGTGAAAAGAAGTACCATGAAAGTAAAATGAAAGAAATAGATGATGCTTACGAAAATTTAACAAAATAA
- a CDS encoding tyrosine phenol-lyase: protein MRFEDYPAEPFRIKSVETVKMIDRAEREEVIKKAGYNTFLINSEDVYIDLLTDSGTNAMSDKQWGGLMQGDEAYAGSRNFFHLEETVKDIFGFKHIVPTHQGRGAENLLSQIAIKPGQYVPGNMYFTTTRYHQERNGGIFKDIIRDEAHDATLNVPFKGDIDLNKLQKLIDEVGAENIAYVCLAVTVNLAGGQPVSMKNMKAVRELTNKHGIKVFYDATRCVENAYFIKEQEEGYADKTIKEIVHEMFSYADGCTMSGKKDCLVNIGGFLCMNDEELFLKAKELVVVYEGMPSYGGLAGRDMEAMAIGLKESLQYEYIRHRVLQVRYLGEKLKEAGVPILEPVGGHAVFLDARRFCPHIPQEEFPAQALAAAIYVECGVRTMERGIISAGRDVKTGENHKPKLETVRVTIPRRVYTYKHMDLVAEGIIKLYKHKEDIKPLEFIYEPKQLRFFTARFGIKK from the coding sequence ATGAGATTTGAAGATTATCCAGCAGAGCCATTTAGAATTAAAAGTGTAGAAACTGTTAAAATGATTGACAGAGCAGAAAGAGAAGAAGTAATTAAAAAAGCAGGATACAATACTTTCTTAATTAACTCTGAAGATGTTTACATTGATTTATTAACTGATAGTGGAACTAATGCTATGAGTGATAAACAATGGGGAGGATTAATGCAAGGTGATGAAGCCTATGCAGGAAGTAGAAATTTCTTCCATTTAGAAGAAACTGTTAAGGACATATTTGGGTTTAAACATATAGTTCCTACTCACCAAGGAAGAGGAGCAGAAAATCTTTTATCTCAAATAGCTATAAAACCTGGACAATATGTTCCTGGAAATATGTATTTTACAACTACTAGATATCACCAAGAAAGAAATGGTGGAATATTTAAAGATATTATAAGAGATGAAGCTCATGATGCAACTCTTAATGTTCCTTTCAAAGGAGATATAGACTTAAATAAATTACAAAAATTGATAGATGAAGTTGGAGCAGAAAACATTGCTTATGTTTGTTTAGCTGTAACTGTAAACCTTGCTGGTGGACAACCAGTTTCTATGAAAAATATGAAAGCAGTTAGAGAATTAACTAACAAACATGGAATTAAAGTTTTCTATGATGCAACTAGATGTGTTGAAAATGCTTACTTCATTAAAGAACAAGAAGAAGGATATGCAGATAAAACTATAAAAGAAATAGTACATGAAATGTTTAGTTATGCTGATGGATGTACTATGAGTGGTAAAAAAGACTGTCTTGTTAATATTGGTGGATTCTTATGTATGAATGACGAAGAACTATTCTTAAAAGCTAAAGAATTAGTTGTTGTTTATGAAGGAATGCCTTCTTATGGAGGACTTGCAGGTAGAGATATGGAAGCTATGGCAATAGGATTAAAAGAATCTCTACAATATGAATATATAAGACATAGAGTTTTACAAGTAAGATACTTAGGAGAAAAATTAAAAGAAGCTGGAGTACCTATACTTGAACCAGTTGGAGGACATGCTGTATTCTTGGATGCTAGAAGATTCTGTCCTCATATCCCTCAAGAAGAATTCCCAGCTCAAGCACTTGCAGCAGCAATTTATGTTGAATGTGGTGTAAGAACTATGGAAAGAGGAATAATCTCTGCAGGTAGAGATGTAAAAACTGGTGAAAACCATAAACCTAAACTAGAAACTGTTAGAGTTACTATCCCAAGAAGAGTTTATACTTATAAACATATGGACTTAGTAGCAGAAGGAATAATCAAATTATACAAACATAAAGAAGACATAAAACCATTAGAATTTATATATGAACCAAAACAATTAAGATTCTTTACAGCTAGATTTGGAATAAAAAAATAA
- a CDS encoding YARHG domain-containing protein, with protein MKKILLAILFCFLSIFTFANDWEFGSEGEHIIPLKGSNVSIKKEKITLKLTPDGMLVNVKFTFDSPNAENKLIGFVTPESGNGGYYEEENVIRKPEPLKIKNFKTTVNGKEVKSNVEFLSKLLSKGVLDNNIVTEYVKEEKEKEYYNYVYYFNADFKQGENIVEHSYFYTGSYGVYERDFEYVVTTISKWKNKTVEDFEIEVYPENYFVKLPYSFWKDNKKINWEIVGKGKMLAIAPTKKVTDEDATELEKFGVVYLRLDNGFVKYKTKNFSPTDNFYMVRMDNILGFEYEFPEGKIQGYKFKDDYFTILRETVYDDYSDIVASLKDLKDKDLDIVRNYPYAFAGYDFARKDLKDYFSQFVWYNPVGKNVKIDPSFNNIIKAVDEIKAKRKK; from the coding sequence ATGAAAAAAATTTTATTAGCAATTTTATTTTGTTTTTTAAGTATTTTTACTTTTGCAAATGACTGGGAGTTTGGCTCAGAAGGTGAACATATAATTCCTTTAAAAGGTTCTAATGTGTCTATAAAAAAGGAAAAAATTACTTTAAAGTTAACACCAGATGGAATGTTAGTTAATGTTAAATTCACTTTTGATAGCCCTAATGCTGAAAACAAATTAATAGGTTTTGTTACACCTGAAAGTGGTAATGGTGGTTATTATGAAGAAGAGAATGTAATTAGAAAACCTGAACCTTTAAAAATTAAAAATTTTAAAACTACTGTTAATGGTAAAGAAGTTAAATCTAATGTTGAATTCCTATCTAAATTACTTTCAAAAGGTGTTTTAGACAATAATATTGTCACAGAATATGTTAAAGAAGAAAAAGAAAAAGAGTATTATAACTATGTTTATTACTTCAATGCAGATTTTAAGCAAGGAGAAAACATTGTAGAACATAGCTATTTCTACACTGGTTCATATGGAGTATATGAAAGAGATTTTGAATATGTTGTAACTACTATTTCAAAGTGGAAAAATAAAACTGTTGAAGATTTTGAAATTGAAGTTTATCCTGAAAATTATTTTGTTAAATTACCTTATTCTTTCTGGAAAGATAATAAAAAAATAAACTGGGAAATTGTTGGGAAAGGAAAAATGCTTGCGATTGCCCCAACTAAAAAAGTTACTGATGAAGATGCTACTGAACTTGAAAAATTTGGAGTAGTTTATTTAAGACTTGATAATGGTTTTGTAAAATATAAAACTAAAAACTTCTCTCCTACTGATAACTTCTATATGGTTCGTATGGATAATATTCTAGGATTTGAATATGAATTCCCAGAAGGAAAAATTCAAGGATACAAGTTTAAAGACGATTATTTTACAATTTTAAGAGAAACTGTTTATGATGACTACTCTGATATAGTTGCCTCTTTAAAAGATTTAAAGGATAAAGATTTAGATATAGTTCGTAATTATCCTTATGCTTTTGCTGGATATGATTTTGCTAGAAAAGATTTAAAAGATTATTTCTCGCAATTTGTTTGGTATAATCCAGTTGGAAAAAATGTAAAGATTGATCCTAGCTTTAATAATATAATAAAAGCTGTTGATGAAATAAAGGCAAAAAGAAAGAAATAA
- the glmU gene encoding bifunctional UDP-N-acetylglucosamine diphosphorylase/glucosamine-1-phosphate N-acetyltransferase GlmU, protein MKSIIMAAGKGTRMKSDLPKVVHLAHGKPMIVRIIDALNALNVEENVLVLGHKREKVLEVLGNEVSYVVQEEQLGTGHAVKQAVPKIKDYDGDVLIINGDIPLIRKQTLIDFYNFYKSENADGIILSAIFENPFSYGRVLKDGNKVIRIVEEKEANEEQKKVKEINAGVYIFKAQDLVKALEKINNNNEKGEYYITDVIEILSNENKKVISYSLEDSMEIQGVNSKVELALVSKVLRERKNTALMEDGVILIDPATAYIDDEVKIGRDTTIYPNVTLQGDTEIGENSEILSGTRIIDSKIYDNVRIESSVIEESIVENGVTIGPYAHLRPKSHLKENVHIGNFVETKKSTLEKGVKAGHLTYLGDAHIGEKTNIGAGTITCNYDGKNKFKTEIGKEVFIGSDTMLVAPVSVGDNSLIGAGSVITKDVPSDSLSVERSKQIIKEGWKK, encoded by the coding sequence ATGAAGTCAATTATTATGGCTGCTGGAAAAGGAACAAGAATGAAATCTGATTTACCAAAAGTTGTTCATCTAGCACATGGAAAACCTATGATTGTTAGAATCATAGATGCTTTAAATGCTCTTAATGTTGAAGAAAATGTCTTAGTATTAGGACATAAAAGAGAAAAAGTCTTAGAAGTATTAGGAAATGAAGTAAGTTATGTTGTTCAAGAAGAACAATTAGGAACAGGACATGCGGTAAAACAAGCTGTTCCAAAGATAAAAGATTATGATGGAGATGTTTTAATAATAAATGGGGATATTCCTCTAATTAGAAAACAAACTCTAATAGACTTCTATAATTTCTATAAAAGTGAAAATGCTGATGGTATTATTCTATCTGCTATCTTTGAAAATCCATTTAGCTATGGTAGAGTATTAAAAGATGGTAACAAAGTTATAAGAATTGTTGAAGAAAAAGAAGCTAATGAAGAACAAAAGAAAGTCAAAGAAATAAATGCAGGAGTGTATATTTTTAAGGCTCAAGATTTAGTTAAAGCCTTAGAAAAAATAAATAATAACAATGAAAAAGGTGAATACTATATAACTGATGTTATAGAAATATTATCTAATGAAAATAAAAAGGTTATCTCATATTCTCTTGAAGATAGTATGGAAATTCAAGGTGTAAACTCAAAAGTTGAATTGGCTCTTGTTTCAAAAGTTTTAAGAGAAAGAAAAAATACTGCTCTTATGGAAGATGGTGTTATCTTAATAGATCCTGCCACTGCATATATTGATGATGAAGTAAAAATTGGTAGAGATACAACTATCTATCCTAATGTAACTTTACAAGGAGATACAGAAATTGGAGAAAATTCTGAAATATTATCAGGAACTAGAATTATAGACAGTAAAATATATGATAATGTTAGAATAGAAAGCTCTGTTATTGAAGAAAGTATAGTTGAAAATGGAGTAACTATTGGGCCTTATGCTCATTTAAGACCAAAATCTCATTTGAAAGAAAATGTACATATTGGTAACTTTGTTGAAACTAAGAAATCTACCCTTGAAAAAGGAGTTAAAGCTGGGCACTTAACTTATTTAGGTGATGCTCATATTGGTGAAAAAACTAACATAGGGGCAGGTACTATAACATGTAACTATGATGGTAAAAATAAATTTAAAACAGAAATTGGTAAAGAAGTTTTTATAGGAAGTGACACTATGCTTGTTGCTCCTGTAAGTGTTGGGGATAATTCCCTTATTGGTGCTGGTTCGGTTATAACTAAAGATGTCCCTAGTGACTCTCTTAGTGTTGAAAGAAGTAAACAAATAATAAAGGAAGGGTGGAAAAAGTAA
- the creD gene encoding cell envelope integrity protein CreD, which yields MDNNLQPQIPPYARRTVSPVMKKIVFLFIFVIILQIPLFLVGDLISDRGRLFNQTVAEIGNEWGKSQKIIAPVITVSYTDTSINSKDSVTNASNTKAVAVVPVERKFAILPEELNATIEMKDEVRQRGIYNATVYNANMKLTGYFSSKDFPEDKEVQAALSIGLSDTKALIKINKLKIGDIEQDLEAMSGTMATPLITNGISGQLGPEHNSIMDKEKIPFEIDIDFRGSRDISILPLGKKNHFEIKSNWKSPSFSGVLPTERTIDENGFLAKWEVSNLIRNYPQIIDVNEDKYNDFYDNSSEGYESYGNYYSDGNTVVKVALFDSVTSYTQIYRACKYGILFIMMSLVVVYIFEVVSKKAAHYVQYGVVGFSLVIFYLLLLSLSEHIGFEWAYLVSSLAIVIPNSMYITSMTSNKKFGIGMFIFLSGIYAILFSILRMEQYALLTGSLLILAVLYAVMYLTKKADIFQTLEGKE from the coding sequence ATGGATAATAATTTACAACCACAAATACCACCTTATGCAAGAAGAACAGTTTCACCTGTTATGAAAAAAATAGTATTCTTATTTATTTTTGTAATAATATTACAAATACCTTTATTTTTAGTAGGAGACTTAATCTCAGATAGAGGACGTTTATTTAATCAAACGGTGGCTGAAATCGGAAATGAGTGGGGAAAAAGTCAAAAGATTATAGCACCTGTTATTACAGTTTCATATACAGATACAAGTATAAATAGCAAAGATAGTGTTACTAATGCCAGTAATACAAAAGCTGTTGCAGTAGTTCCAGTTGAAAGAAAATTTGCAATATTACCAGAGGAACTTAATGCTACTATTGAAATGAAAGATGAAGTTAGACAAAGAGGTATCTACAATGCAACTGTCTATAATGCAAATATGAAATTAACAGGATATTTTTCATCTAAGGATTTTCCAGAAGATAAAGAAGTGCAAGCTGCTCTATCTATTGGATTATCAGATACAAAAGCTCTAATAAAAATCAACAAATTAAAGATAGGGGATATTGAACAAGACTTAGAAGCTATGTCTGGAACAATGGCTACTCCTTTAATAACGAATGGAATATCTGGACAATTAGGACCTGAACATAATAGTATTATGGATAAAGAAAAAATTCCTTTTGAAATAGACATAGATTTTAGAGGAAGTAGAGATATTTCAATATTACCTCTTGGAAAGAAAAATCATTTTGAAATAAAATCAAACTGGAAATCTCCAAGCTTCTCAGGTGTTTTACCTACTGAAAGAACTATTGATGAAAATGGTTTCTTAGCTAAATGGGAAGTTTCAAACTTAATTAGAAATTATCCACAAATTATAGATGTAAATGAAGATAAATATAATGATTTTTATGATAATAGTTCAGAAGGTTATGAAAGTTATGGAAATTATTATAGTGATGGAAACACTGTTGTAAAAGTAGCACTATTTGATTCTGTAACTAGTTATACTCAAATATATAGAGCTTGTAAATATGGAATATTATTTATAATGATGAGTTTAGTTGTAGTTTATATATTTGAAGTTGTTAGTAAAAAAGCTGCTCACTATGTACAATATGGAGTTGTAGGATTTTCATTAGTTATATTCTATTTATTGCTTTTATCATTGTCAGAACATATAGGTTTTGAATGGGCATATTTAGTTTCTTCATTGGCAATAGTAATTCCAAACTCAATGTATATAACAAGTATGACATCTAATAAAAAGTTTGGTATAGGTATGTTTATCTTCCTAAGTGGAATCTATGCAATACTATTCTCTATCTTAAGAATGGAACAATATGCATTACTTACTGGAAGTTTATTAATTCTTGCTGTTCTTTATGCAGTAATGTATCTAACAAAGAAAGCAGATATTTTCCAAACACTTGAAGGAAAAGAATAA
- a CDS encoding GntR family transcriptional regulator, with protein sequence MRVVKDLLSEQIYKILKADIINSKINFGEVLVNKNLQERFEVSSTPIRDAILRLKEDGIIEEITRSGAKLIDFDLKFACEVNQLIMTITLGVIEYSLENEENRKEILANLNKYVKLQQEDMSTDLYYEYDYHFHKTFFDYSNNKLLKDLFKKYNLINEILVKAYHKGEFSLEIRTACIEDHENIIKAIEENNMAMTLDLVKNHYLRADRIFRNKLKTN encoded by the coding sequence ATGAGAGTGGTAAAAGATCTATTAAGTGAGCAGATATATAAGATCTTAAAGGCAGATATTATAAATTCTAAAATAAATTTTGGAGAAGTTTTAGTCAATAAAAATTTACAAGAAAGGTTTGAAGTAAGTTCTACTCCAATAAGAGATGCAATTTTAAGGTTGAAGGAAGACGGAATAATAGAAGAAATAACAAGATCAGGAGCTAAATTAATAGATTTTGACCTTAAATTTGCTTGTGAAGTTAATCAATTGATTATGACTATTACTTTAGGGGTTATTGAATATTCATTAGAAAATGAAGAAAATAGAAAGGAAATACTTGCTAACTTAAATAAATATGTTAAGTTACAACAAGAGGACATGTCTACTGACTTATATTATGAATATGATTATCATTTCCATAAAACTTTTTTTGATTATTCTAATAATAAATTGTTAAAAGATTTATTTAAAAAATATAATTTAATCAATGAAATTTTGGTTAAGGCTTATCATAAAGGAGAGTTCTCATTAGAAATTAGAACAGCTTGTATAGAAGATCATGAAAATATTATTAAGGCTATTGAAGAAAATAATATGGCAATGACTTTGGATTTGGTAAAGAATCATTATTTAAGAGCTGATAGAATATTTAGAAATAAATTAAAAACAAATTAA